The following coding sequences lie in one Rutidosis leptorrhynchoides isolate AG116_Rl617_1_P2 chromosome 4, CSIRO_AGI_Rlap_v1, whole genome shotgun sequence genomic window:
- the LOC139844740 gene encoding uncharacterized protein, producing MDPIISSITTSYKYSSFNFKFNTTLLFTSSITSLKRPIRKRTIYLSDSSASNPKSNPPQNPSLWHKYTSPIKKLPILRSIFHGFTKKSILSDQGSDYLQNGGLGMALLSVTSTAKVRISPFVATLAANPTFVSGFFAWLMAQSLKVVLHFCFEKKLDLRIMCSSGGMPSSHSALCTALTTSVAICHGVADSLFPVCLGFTLIVMYDAIGVRRHAGMQAEVLNLIVEDLFQGHPISKRKLKELLGHTPSQVVAGALLGMLVACICCQGSFGAI from the exons ATGGACCCAATCATCAGCAGCATAACTACATCATACAAGTATTCATCTTTCAATTTCAAATTCAATACCACCCTACTATTTACATCTTCAATCACAAGTTTAAAAAGACCAATAAGAAAAAGAACCATATATCTTTCTGATTCTTCAGCTTCAAACCCAAAGTCAAACCCCCCTCAAAACCCTAGTTTATGGCACAAATACACTTCACCCATCAAAAAATTACCAATTTTGAGGTCAATCTTTCATGGGTTTACCAAAAAATCAATACTTTCTGATCAAGGGTCAGATTATTTGCAAAATGGAGGCCTTGGTATGGCTCTCTTGAGTGTAACTTCTACTGCAAAG GTTCGAATTAGCCCTTTTGTTGCAACACTAGCTGCAAACCCAACGTTTGTGTCTGGATTTTTCGCGTGGTTGATGGCACAATCTTTAAAAGTTGTGTTGCATTTTTGCTTTGAAAAGAAATTGGATTTGCGAATAATGTGTTCATCAGGGGGAATGCCATCTTCACATTCGGCTTTATGCACAGCTTTGACTACTTCAGTGGCAATATGTCATGGGGTAGCAGATTCTTTGTTTCCAGTGTGTTTAGGGTTTACTTTGATTGTGATGTATGATGCTATTGGGGTTCGTCGCCATGCTGGAATGCAAGCAGAG GTTCTCAATCTGATAGTTGAGGACTTGTTTCAAGGCCATCCCATCAGTAAAAGGAAGCTTAAAGAACTGTTGGGCCACACCCCATCGCAGGTCGTTGCTGGAGCTCTACTCGGGATGTTGGTGGCTTGTATTTGTTGTCAGGGCTCATTTGGCGCGATCTGA